The following DNA comes from Holophagaceae bacterium.
CCGCTGCAGGCCGCATCGCGGATCTGGGCCATGGACATTTCGCCGGTGAAAGCGCCCTTGGGCTCGAAATGCCCGTTCTGCGCGAAGGTGGTGATGCCGCGCTCCCGCAGCTGCGAATGGATGGTCCACAGCAGCACGGTGGGCGGCGCGATGGCCACCCGCACATCCTCCACGGGCGTGTAGTTCTTTGCGAACTCTGTGCAGAAGTTGGAAGCGTCCGCATAGAGGAGGTTCATCTTCCAATTCGCCACGACACAACGCACGGCCGCTCCAGGTTGATGGAAAGAGTCTAGCGCGCCAGCGCAACCACGCCGGGCAATTCCAATCCGCTCAGGAATTCCAGGCTGGCGCCGCCGCCGGTGGAGACATGGCTCATGCGGGCGATGACCCCCGCCTTGGCGGCCGCGGCCACGCTGTCGCCACCGCCCACCAGCACGAAGGCGCCACCATCGGCCGCATCCGCCATCTCCTCGGCGATGGTCAGAGTGCCGCTGGCAAAGGGCTCCAGCTCGAAAACCCCCAAGGGGCCGTTCCATAGAATCGTTTTCGCGGCGCGGATCTCCTGGACGTAGGCGGACACGGTTTCCGGCCCGATGTCCAGCCCCATCCGCCCCTCGGGGATGTCCGCATCATTGGTGAGCGCGCATTCGGCGTCCTCCGCCAGGCGGTCGGCCACCAGGTGGTCCAGGGGCAGCAGCAGGCGGGTGCCCTTGGCCTTGGCCTCCTGGATGAGCCCCTTGGCCATTTCCACCTTGTCGTCCTCGCAGAGGCTCGTGCCGATGGGGATTCCTTCGGCCTTCAACAGCGTGTAGCTCATGGCCCCGCCAATGAGGATGGCGTCGGCCTTGCCCAGGAAATGATGGATGAGCTCGATCTTGTCCGATACCTTGGCTCCGCCCATGACCGCGACCAGAGGCTTTTCCGGGTTGTGCAGGATGCGGCCCAGCGCGGCGAGTTCCTTCTCCATGAGGAAGCCCGCGGCGACGCGGTCTTTCGGGAAATCCGCCACCATGCCGCTCACGGAGGCGTGGGCCCGGTGCGCGGCGCCGAAGGCATCGTTGACATAGGCATCCGCCAGCTTCGCCAGGGCCGCAGCGAATTCCGCTTTGTTTTTCGTCTCACCCTTGTCGAACCGGAGGTTCTCCAGGAGCAGGACCTGGCCGGGTTGAAGGGCCCGGGCTTCGGTTTCCACAGCCTCGCCCACAACGCCGGATGCGAGCCGCACATCGAATCCCTGCTCCTTGAGCCAAGCCGCCACCGGCGCAAGGCTAAAGGCCGCTTCAAAGCCTTCACCCTTGGGCCGGCCCAGGTGTGAAGCCAGCACCACCGACGCGCCCTGGTCCAGCAGGCGCTTCAAGGTCGGAAGGGTCTCACGGATGCGGGTGGGATCCGTGATCGCGCCATCTTTCAAGGGGACATTCAGGTCCGCGCGGAGGAACACGCGCAGGCCCTTTGCATCGAGATCCTTCAAGGTTCGGAAACTCATGGGGACTCCTGGAAGAAAAATTATCCGACAAGCAGCAAGCGGGCATCGGGGGCTATTCCCCCTTTGACCGCTCGAAGAAGGCCAGCCATCGCGGAGAATCCGGCCGGAACCCATTTCCGGAGTAGTCTCCGCATTCCGCGCGCAGCTTGAGCCCCGCTTCCACGGCCAGCCCGGCCAATTCCGCGGGCTCGTAGACGCGGACCGATTCCACCACTTCGCGGGTGGCGCCGGAATCGAGGTATTCGATGCTCATGCGCTTGACGATGCGCTTGCCCTCGATGGTCCGGCGGTTGTGGACGCGCCTGCCCGAATGCTCCTCCACGTCTTCGAGCACGAGGTTTTCCCGCAGGTGGGCCGCGTTCAGGTAATCCATGAGCGCCACGCCGCCTGGCCGGAGCAGGGCCGCCAGATTGTGCAGCAGGGCGCGGTTGTTCGAGTCGCTGAAATAACCGAAAGGGGTGAACCAGAGGCAGATTCCGGCCAGGGAATTCGCCCGGAGGGGCAGGTGGCGCATGTCCCCGCGGAGCAGATGCCCCCGCAAGTGCGTGGGCGCGGCGCGCAGGAGGCTCGGGGAGAGGTCCAGGCCGAAGGCTTCCGGATTGCTCCTGCGCAACCAGTCCAAGTGCCGGCCCGCGCCGCAGGCCAGGTCCAGCACCGGCCCCGAGGCCAGTTCTGGCGCCATCCGCAGGCCGGTTTCCACGGCCAATTCCGCCTCGGCCTCGTCGCGGTTCGCGTAGAGCGCCAGATAATCCTCGTCGAACCAGTCTTTGAACCAATCTTCCATTCCAACAGCCTAACGCTGTGGGGCATGAGCCATGAGCTATGAGCTATGAGCCATGAGCCATGAGCCATGAGCTTTGAGCCAAGAGGCTGAAGCCCACGGCCCGCGGGGCAGGGGTCATCCCCGTTACACTGGGCAACCACCTGAGGACCGATCCATGAACCGCCCCGAACGCCTTGAAGACCAGATCCAGTTCCTGCTGTCCACCATCGTCTTGAGAGAGCTGCGGGATCCGGAGCTGGGTTTTGTCACCATCACCGCAGTGCGCCTGACTCCGGACCGCAGCCAGGCGCGGGTCTACTTCACGGCCCTCCCCACGGAGGGAGGATCCGATGAGGCCCAGACCGCCCTGAGCAGGAAAGCCCTGGGGCGCGCCGCCGGATTCCTGCGCACCCATCTGGCCAAGGTATTGGACATGAAGCGGGTGCCGGAGCTGAAATTCTTCCCCGATGCCTCCCTCGCCGAAGGCAACCGCATGGAGAGCCTCCTCGCGGAACTGGAAAAGGAGCGGGCCGCGCGGCCCGTCGAACCCGAGGCCCCAGAGACGCCGGAAGCCTGATGGAGTCTGGGGTCTGTCTGGTCCACAAAGAAACCGGGGGCACGAGCTTTGATGTGGTGCGCGCGTTCTCGCGGGAAGCCCGGGAAGAAGGCCTGAAGAAATACCCCTTGGGCCATGGCGGCACGCTGGATCCCTTCGCCAGCGGCCTGCTGCTGATCCTCGCGGGCCAGGCCACGCGGCTCATGGAACTGATGCACCCGCTGCCCAAGACCTATGTCGCGGTACTCGCCTGGGGCGCCGAAACGGACACCTGCGACCATCTGGGCCGGCCAATGGCCGAAGGCGATGCCTCAGCTCTCTCTCCGGCCATGCTGGATGCTGCCCTGGCGGCGTTCCTGGGCTGGCGGGACCAGGTTCCGCCCGCGACGAGCGCGAAAAAGATCGACGGCGAAGCAGCCTATCGGAAAGCCCATCGCGGCGAGGAAGTCCTCCTTCCACCCTCGCGGGTCTACCTTCACGAGGCCAGGTGGCTGGACCACGATCTGCCGAAGCGCAGCCGCCTGGAACTCACCTGCCGGGGCGGCTACTACGTGCGGGCCCTGGCCCGGGACTTGGGCCGCCAACTCGGCTGCGGCGCCCATCTTGCCGGACTGGATCGGAGCGCCATCGGACCCTGGAGCGACCCCGCGCCCGGCGCGCGCGAATGGGTTCGCGGCGAAGCCCTGGTGCCGTGGTGCCGCTCCCGCTGGCTCACCGGCGACGAGGCGGCTTCCCTGGGCCACGGACGAGCCATCCCTCTGGGGGAAATGGAGGAGCCCACCTGGAAGCTGCCCGCTGGTTTTCCCGATCCAGTGGCTCCCATCCGCGCGCTCCATGAAGGCAGGCTGGTGGCGCTGCTCCGGGAGCAGGAAGGCGGGCTCCGGACCTTCGCGAATCTGCGCGGGGGGCTGTGAGGGCTACGACGCCTGCTGGCCCTGCCCCTGGGCGGCCTTGATGGCGGCTTCGAGGTCGAGGATGGGTTCCGGGCGGCCGTAGACGAACCCCTGGACCCAGGGCACGTCCGCGTCCATGACGGAGATCAGCTCTTCGTACAGCTCGACTCCCTCGGCGATGAAGCCCACCCGCATGTGCTCGGCAAAGTGGGCCAGGGCGTTCAACAGGGCCGCCTGATAGGGTCGGCGGTGGACCTGCTCCACGAGGCTCCGGTCGGCCTTGATGAAATCCGGCGCGAGCCTGGCCATGTGGGTCAGGGAGGCCACGCCTGCTCCGAGGTCGTCCACGGCGATTTTCAACCCATGATCGCGCAGGCGTTTGGCATACACCTGGAGCTCATCCAGGCGGTGCAGCGAATGGCTCTCGGTGAATTCCACCACCACCTGGCCCGGGTTCACTTCTAGGCCGCCTACCCAACGCGGCAGATGGCTCCAGAATTCCGGATGGGCCAGGGTGCTGGGTTCAAGGTTGATGAAATGCATCCGGTCCACGGGGACGGTCCCTGATAGCAGCTTGAAGGCCGCATCGAGGCAGACCATGTCCAGGCGGACCTTGTCTTCGTAGGGGACGGCGTCATCCGCGAAGATGGTCCCCACGGTGAGCATCTCGCCGCTTTCATCCTTGTAGCGGAAAAGCATCTCCTGAGCCATGATCCGCGCGCTGCGGACGCTGTAGATCGGGTGCGCATAAGGCACCAGGGGCCGCTGGAAGCTGAGGAGGCTGTGGAGGATGTCCGTGGTCAATCTGGCTCCGGGACCCCATGGTGACACTTCGCCGCGGGGTGGAGCAAAGCTTATACCTCAAGGGAGCGGATGCCCACAATTGAGGTTGTTAAGTGTTGTGAAGCGCGGGCGGAGGGTTCCCTGGGCTAGGCTGGAATGGGAGGAACCATGGCCAGGACGATCGTGTTGGGAGCTGGGAAATCCGGGTTGGCCGCCGCCCGCTTCCTGGCTTCCCGGGGCATCGAGGCCGTGGTCACGGACAGCAAAGCTCAGCCTTCGCCTGCCCAGATCGAAGCGCTGCTGCAGGGCCAGATCCCGGCGGTCTGGGGCGGCCATCCCCTCTCCCTGCTCGACGGCTGCGCCGAGGTGGTCCTGAGCCCGGGCATCAGCCCAGGGGTTCCATTCGCGGTGGAGGCCCTCCGGCGCGGCATTCCCGTCATCGGCGAGATCGAGCTGGCGCACCGCGCCCTGCGCGCAAGATCGGATGGCTCCCGCATTCTGGCCATCACGGGCACCAACGGGAAAAGCACCACCACGGACCTGCTCGCGCACCTCCTGGGGAGCAGCGGGCTCAAGGCCGTCGCCTGTGGAAACCTGGGAAAGCCCTTCCTGCAGGCCGTGGTGGAAAACGGTCCCGGCACGATCTACGCATTGGAGCTTTCCAGCTACCAACTGGAGACCATCCAGGATTTCCACGCGGAGGGCGCGGCCTTCCTGAATCTCACACCGGACCACCTGGCGCGCCATGGGACCCTGGAATCCTATCGCCGGACCAAACTGCGCATCTTCCAACGGCAGGCCGAGATGGATCTGCGCGTGGTGCCGGCCTCCCATCCGGAGTGGTGGTCGGACGCGCCTGGAACGGCTGCCACCGCGATGTTCGGATGGGAGGCGCCGGCTGGGCCGGGTGCCTTCTGCGGGTCCGATGGCTGGCTCCGCGCCAAGGATATCGATGGCTCCATCACTGACATCCTGCACCGCTCGGAGCTGAAGATTCCCGGCGGCCACAACGTTGAGAATGCGCTCGTGGCCCTGCTGCTGGCCTGGCATGGAGGCGCGCCCATGGAGTCGATCCGCGGCGGGCTGCGCACTTATCCCGGCCTGGCGCACCGCATCGCTTTCTGTGGGGAAAGGAACGGCATCCGCGCCTACAACGATTCCAAGGGCACCAACGTGGATGCCACGGCCATCGCCGTCCGGGCCCTCCCGGGGCCGCTGGTGCTGCTGCTGGGCGGTACGGACAAAGGCAGCGGCTATCTGCCGCTGCGGGAAGAACTGCAAGGGAAACTGCGCAAGCTCGTCTTCCTGGGGGAGGCCGTCCCGCAACTGGAGCGGGACCTGGGCGATCTGCCCCACGACGTGGTCCCCGCCTTCGATGAGGCCGTGCGCCACGCGCTAGGCCTTGCGAGGAGCGGCGATCAGGTGCTGCTGAGCCCGGCCTGCGCCAGTTTCGACCAGTTCAACAACTTCGAAGAGCGGGGCGAGCGGTTCGAGGCGCTGGTGAGGGAATGGGTCGAACCCTAGTCATGACCCGAAGTGCTTCACCGCCGCATCGATCATCTCCGCCAGCCTGCGGTCCTTATCGGTCACGCCGCCGGCATCGTGGGTCGTGAGCTTGATGCGCACATAGCCCCAGCCGAACTCGATGTCCGGGTGGTGGTTCATGGCTTCGGCGGGCGTCACCACCGCGCTCACGAAATTGAAGGAGGTCAGGAAATCAGGTGTCTTGATGTCGGCGTGCAGGGCCCCGTCGCGTTCGATCCATTGCATGGCTGGCTCCAATCCTCAAAGTATGTCCACGTTTCCAGGCTCCAACAGTTCTTGGATCTCTTCCGTCAGCAGCCAATCGTCCGCTGCTTCGGGCAGCCAGGCCTGGAGGCTGGCCGCGTCCAGTTTTCCGCTTTCCCGCATGGCTCGCACCGCCTCATAGATGGCGGCGGACCGCGGGCTCAGGGCTTCGGCTTTCCGGGCGCGGGCTTCGGCCTCGGCATCGCCCTCGGCGAAGGCATTCTGCTCGCCGAACCACCGGTCCCATTCGCCGGGGTCTGCGGGACCCCCGGCTACGGAGGGTAGGCCTTCGCTGATGAAAAGCAGGGCCCAGGAAGGCAAATCCAATGGCTCGCCATTCTGCTGGGCCCGCAGATTGATGGCCTCATGATCACTCACCATGAATCCGGAAATAACAAGCCCTGACAGTAATTTAAGTTCAAAAGCTCCATGACT
Coding sequences within:
- a CDS encoding EAL domain-containing protein, coding for MTTDILHSLLSFQRPLVPYAHPIYSVRSARIMAQEMLFRYKDESGEMLTVGTIFADDAVPYEDKVRLDMVCLDAAFKLLSGTVPVDRMHFINLEPSTLAHPEFWSHLPRWVGGLEVNPGQVVVEFTESHSLHRLDELQVYAKRLRDHGLKIAVDDLGAGVASLTHMARLAPDFIKADRSLVEQVHRRPYQAALLNALAHFAEHMRVGFIAEGVELYEELISVMDADVPWVQGFVYGRPEPILDLEAAIKAAQGQGQQAS
- the murD gene encoding UDP-N-acetylmuramoyl-L-alanine--D-glutamate ligase gives rise to the protein MARTIVLGAGKSGLAAARFLASRGIEAVVTDSKAQPSPAQIEALLQGQIPAVWGGHPLSLLDGCAEVVLSPGISPGVPFAVEALRRGIPVIGEIELAHRALRARSDGSRILAITGTNGKSTTTDLLAHLLGSSGLKAVACGNLGKPFLQAVVENGPGTIYALELSSYQLETIQDFHAEGAAFLNLTPDHLARHGTLESYRRTKLRIFQRQAEMDLRVVPASHPEWWSDAPGTAATAMFGWEAPAGPGAFCGSDGWLRAKDIDGSITDILHRSELKIPGGHNVENALVALLLAWHGGAPMESIRGGLRTYPGLAHRIAFCGERNGIRAYNDSKGTNVDATAIAVRALPGPLVLLLGGTDKGSGYLPLREELQGKLRKLVFLGEAVPQLERDLGDLPHDVVPAFDEAVRHALGLARSGDQVLLSPACASFDQFNNFEERGERFEALVREWVEP
- the rbfA gene encoding 30S ribosome-binding factor RbfA, whose protein sequence is MNRPERLEDQIQFLLSTIVLRELRDPELGFVTITAVRLTPDRSQARVYFTALPTEGGSDEAQTALSRKALGRAAGFLRTHLAKVLDMKRVPELKFFPDASLAEGNRMESLLAELEKERAARPVEPEAPETPEA
- a CDS encoding 4a-hydroxytetrahydrobiopterin dehydratase → MQWIERDGALHADIKTPDFLTSFNFVSAVVTPAEAMNHHPDIEFGWGYVRIKLTTHDAGGVTDKDRRLAEMIDAAVKHFGS
- a CDS encoding class I SAM-dependent methyltransferase encodes the protein MEDWFKDWFDEDYLALYANRDEAEAELAVETGLRMAPELASGPVLDLACGAGRHLDWLRRSNPEAFGLDLSPSLLRAAPTHLRGHLLRGDMRHLPLRANSLAGICLWFTPFGYFSDSNNRALLHNLAALLRPGGVALMDYLNAAHLRENLVLEDVEEHSGRRVHNRRTIEGKRIVKRMSIEYLDSGATREVVESVRVYEPAELAGLAVEAGLKLRAECGDYSGNGFRPDSPRWLAFFERSKGE
- the truB gene encoding tRNA pseudouridine(55) synthase TruB, which produces MESGVCLVHKETGGTSFDVVRAFSREAREEGLKKYPLGHGGTLDPFASGLLLILAGQATRLMELMHPLPKTYVAVLAWGAETDTCDHLGRPMAEGDASALSPAMLDAALAAFLGWRDQVPPATSAKKIDGEAAYRKAHRGEEVLLPPSRVYLHEARWLDHDLPKRSRLELTCRGGYYVRALARDLGRQLGCGAHLAGLDRSAIGPWSDPAPGAREWVRGEALVPWCRSRWLTGDEAASLGHGRAIPLGEMEEPTWKLPAGFPDPVAPIRALHEGRLVALLREQEGGLRTFANLRGGL
- a CDS encoding phosphoglycerate kinase, whose protein sequence is MSFRTLKDLDAKGLRVFLRADLNVPLKDGAITDPTRIRETLPTLKRLLDQGASVVLASHLGRPKGEGFEAAFSLAPVAAWLKEQGFDVRLASGVVGEAVETEARALQPGQVLLLENLRFDKGETKNKAEFAAALAKLADAYVNDAFGAAHRAHASVSGMVADFPKDRVAAGFLMEKELAALGRILHNPEKPLVAVMGGAKVSDKIELIHHFLGKADAILIGGAMSYTLLKAEGIPIGTSLCEDDKVEMAKGLIQEAKAKGTRLLLPLDHLVADRLAEDAECALTNDADIPEGRMGLDIGPETVSAYVQEIRAAKTILWNGPLGVFELEPFASGTLTIAEEMADAADGGAFVLVGGGDSVAAAAKAGVIARMSHVSTGGGASLEFLSGLELPGVVALAR